Proteins from a single region of Synechococcus sp. WH 8109:
- a CDS encoding 16S rRNA (cytosine(967)-C(5))-methyltransferase, giving the protein MLLLSDSAPIGLLPRRLAWDVLQAVAAGAYADVALERVLRMQDLKPSDRGLVTELAYGAIRQRRTLDAWLDRLGKVPAAKQPPKLRWLLHVGLYQLLLMERIPDSAAVNTAVELAKTSKGLARLAPVVNGVLRAALRAREAGETLQSPNDLAAQLAQSQSLPDWFTQLLIEWRGAEGAAAVASACNRVPDLDLRVNRLRSSPPQVQQDLAAAGISSEPIVGCPDGLRISGHSGDLRDWPGYAEGHWCVQDCSAQWIAPLLDPKPGDRILDACAAPGGKATHLAELVGDQAEIWAVDRSAGRLKRVVANAARLGLASINALAADAANLLEQRPQWRESFQRILIDAPCSGLGTLARHPDARWRVTPQSVRGLLPQQQALLDGLLPLLAPQGVLVYATCTIHPDENQKQIQELLKRQPALRLEQESQLWPDQASGGDGFYSAVLQRT; this is encoded by the coding sequence GTGCTGCTCTTGTCTGATTCGGCTCCGATTGGACTGCTGCCGCGCCGTCTCGCCTGGGATGTGTTGCAGGCGGTTGCGGCTGGGGCCTATGCCGATGTGGCGCTGGAGCGGGTTCTGCGGATGCAGGACCTCAAACCTTCGGATCGGGGGTTGGTGACCGAGCTTGCCTATGGCGCGATCCGCCAACGGCGCACTCTGGATGCCTGGTTGGATCGGTTGGGCAAGGTGCCAGCTGCAAAGCAACCGCCCAAGCTGCGCTGGCTGCTGCATGTAGGTCTCTATCAACTGCTGTTGATGGAGCGGATTCCAGATTCAGCAGCGGTGAACACCGCTGTGGAGTTGGCTAAAACCAGCAAGGGATTGGCACGACTGGCCCCTGTGGTGAATGGGGTTCTGAGGGCGGCGCTGCGGGCGCGGGAGGCCGGCGAAACCCTGCAATCGCCCAACGATCTGGCAGCTCAGCTGGCCCAGTCCCAGTCCCTGCCGGATTGGTTCACCCAGCTGTTGATCGAGTGGCGCGGGGCAGAGGGGGCCGCGGCGGTGGCAAGCGCCTGCAACCGCGTGCCGGATCTGGATTTACGGGTAAACCGGTTGCGATCGAGCCCTCCGCAGGTGCAGCAGGATCTGGCCGCGGCTGGCATCAGCAGTGAGCCCATCGTTGGTTGTCCCGATGGCCTGCGCATCTCAGGCCACAGCGGCGATCTGCGCGACTGGCCTGGCTATGCCGAGGGCCATTGGTGTGTGCAGGATTGTTCGGCGCAATGGATTGCACCTCTGCTCGATCCCAAGCCGGGAGATCGCATCCTGGATGCCTGCGCGGCTCCGGGAGGAAAAGCCACCCATTTGGCCGAGTTGGTGGGTGATCAGGCGGAGATCTGGGCTGTGGACCGTTCAGCTGGACGGCTCAAGCGCGTTGTGGCCAATGCCGCCCGGCTTGGCCTCGCTTCCATCAATGCCCTGGCTGCGGATGCCGCCAATCTTTTGGAGCAGCGGCCCCAATGGCGTGAATCCTTCCAGCGGATTTTGATCGATGCCCCCTGCTCGGGGCTGGGAACCCTTGCCCGTCACCCCGACGCTCGTTGGCGCGTGACGCCTCAATCCGTTCGTGGTCTTTTGCCCCAACAACAGGCTCTGCTGGATGGGCTTTTGCCGTTGTTGGCTCCCCAGGGAGTGTTGGTGTACGCCACCTGCACCATTCATCCCGATGAAAATCAGAAACAGATCCAGGAGTTGTTGAAGCGCCAGCCAGCTCTTCGCCTGGAGCAGGAGAGCCAGCTCTGGCCGGATCAAGCCAGCGGGGGGGATGGGTTCTACTCGGCTGTGCTGCAGCGTACTTAG
- a CDS encoding MGMT family protein gives MFDQRVWNQVARIPHGRLATYGQIADLIGAFGCARQVGWALRRLKLPSTVPWHRVVNAQGRISMSLSREGSDWIQRDLLLAEGIPVDAEGRLPLRQFLWHPDAHAGD, from the coding sequence ATGTTTGATCAGCGTGTCTGGAACCAGGTGGCCCGTATCCCCCACGGCCGCTTGGCGACCTACGGCCAGATCGCCGATTTAATCGGTGCCTTTGGTTGTGCACGTCAGGTGGGTTGGGCCTTACGACGTCTCAAGCTCCCGTCCACCGTTCCCTGGCACCGCGTGGTGAACGCTCAGGGCCGGATTTCGATGAGCCTCAGCCGTGAGGGCAGTGACTGGATCCAGCGTGACCTTCTGCTGGCTGAGGGCATTCCGGTGGATGCGGAAGGACGCTTGCCGCTGCGTCAGTTCCTCTGGCACCCGGACGCCCATGCTGGGGATTGA
- a CDS encoding ABC transporter permease produces the protein MHPPEANLPVTRSLSTRMARWGLVIVGIYLLVALITPLLVSAGILPDANVGLENPIYAGPSWTHWCGTDRLGRDVCVRTMAGSGVALQVVLLAVGVALLVGVPLGMVSGYFGGAVDRLMVLLMDTLYTLPVLLLSVVLAFLLGKGIPNAAAALCVVYVPQYFRVVRNQTAQVKSELFVEAAQSLGAGPLWILRRYMFRNVITSVPVLLTLNAADAVLVLGGLGFLGLGLPETVPEWGGDLNLALAAVPTGVWWTALFPGLAMFVLVLGLSFLGEGIEAWVSGAEARPASN, from the coding sequence ATGCATCCGCCTGAGGCCAACCTGCCCGTGACCCGCAGCCTCTCCACCCGCATGGCCCGCTGGGGCCTGGTGATTGTGGGGATCTACCTGCTGGTGGCCTTGATCACGCCGTTGTTGGTGAGTGCTGGCATCCTTCCGGACGCCAATGTCGGCCTGGAGAATCCGATCTACGCCGGTCCAAGTTGGACCCATTGGTGCGGCACCGACCGGCTCGGCCGGGATGTGTGTGTGCGCACCATGGCCGGCAGTGGAGTAGCGCTTCAGGTGGTGTTGTTGGCGGTGGGTGTGGCCCTGCTGGTCGGTGTGCCTCTGGGAATGGTGAGTGGGTATTTCGGCGGCGCAGTCGATCGCCTGATGGTGCTGCTGATGGACACGCTCTACACGCTGCCGGTGTTGTTGCTTTCGGTGGTGTTGGCTTTTCTGCTGGGCAAGGGCATCCCCAATGCCGCTGCCGCGCTTTGTGTCGTGTATGTGCCGCAGTATTTCCGCGTGGTGCGCAACCAAACCGCCCAGGTGAAGAGCGAGCTGTTTGTGGAGGCCGCCCAGAGCCTCGGGGCGGGACCGCTCTGGATCCTGCGGCGCTATATGTTCCGCAACGTGATCACCTCGGTGCCGGTGCTGCTCACCCTCAATGCCGCTGATGCGGTGCTAGTGCTGGGGGGATTGGGATTTCTCGGCCTGGGCCTGCCGGAGACAGTGCCGGAATGGGGTGGCGATCTCAACCTTGCACTCGCAGCAGTGCCCACCGGGGTGTGGTGGACGGCGCTCTTCCCCGGCCTGGCGATGTTTGTGTTGGTGCTGGGGCTGTCCTTCCTTGGTGAAGGCATCGAGGCCTGGGTGAGCGGCGCAGAAGCCCGGCCTGCGTCAAACTAA